The Saprospiraceae bacterium genome includes a window with the following:
- a CDS encoding carbohydrate binding family 9 domain-containing protein encodes MRFHISAILTIVCLQLSVANTDPKVVPSKRVVNPIKIDGIISEGEWDDATVLNHFTEFRPNPGQPEHEIHKTIAYLLYDDEGIYFGGFCHEGARDSISTELIGRDGFGNNDFIGIIFDTYKDNINGFEYFVTPLNEQMDAKQSPNINGNSEDFSWNSVWQSATMIHNNGWSFEIFIPFASIRFPKKDLQDWGLNVTRRRQKTGEQFFWNPLNPNVNGFLTQEGYWTGLKEIKPPVRLQLSPYLSFYANHFPANQPEIKNMNHQINGGMDLKWGINQSFTLDATLIPDFGQVQSDAQVLNLTPFEVRFNENRSFFTEGTELFNKGNLFYSRRIGGNPIHYWNVYNQVGENETLISNPSESKLINASKISGRTQNGLGIGILNAVTQPIHAVIENRETYERREVVTDPLTNYNVFVLNKSLKNNSNISFVNTNVLRSGDTYDANVSAFMFDLNDKTNTWNIGGQFASSQLIYSGSTGNSIGYSHNIYMGKTSGIFRYNIWQELADANYSSNDLGYYTNSNYMTQGVWLGIRRPDPKGWRNNMNTNININYSRLFSKFGADNPMYQFARINVNINAQHKNLSWMGLNTNINFDENDFYEPRVANRYFRRGMSALIGYWYESNRAKVFSFTSEIFVRRYLSFYDGTAMDLNFYQNWRASEKLSLRLGISFQPRYNNVGFSSFDGSEPVFAKRDIQTYETSIRAKYNFTNRMGLTLVTRHYVRSLMNKQLYYLQNDGSLEQNDILPITNDRTANYFNIDMVYTWQIAEGSFVNIVWKNSIAKFDSFQRSGYFENLRGTFQENQNNNLSFKLIYFIDYNTLKNRNKNSANRFG; translated from the coding sequence ATGCGATTCCACATTTCTGCTATCCTGACCATTGTTTGCCTTCAGCTTTCAGTAGCAAACACAGACCCGAAAGTGGTGCCATCCAAACGTGTTGTCAATCCAATAAAAATAGATGGAATCATCAGTGAAGGCGAGTGGGATGATGCAACTGTGTTGAACCATTTTACAGAATTCAGACCGAATCCCGGGCAGCCGGAACATGAAATACATAAGACTATTGCTTATCTTCTGTATGACGATGAAGGGATATATTTCGGTGGATTTTGTCATGAAGGGGCCAGAGACAGTATCTCTACGGAGCTGATCGGTCGGGATGGTTTTGGAAATAATGATTTTATCGGTATCATATTTGACACTTATAAAGACAATATTAACGGGTTTGAATATTTTGTAACTCCTCTGAATGAACAGATGGACGCCAAACAATCTCCGAATATAAATGGCAATTCTGAAGATTTTTCCTGGAATAGTGTTTGGCAGAGTGCTACGATGATACACAACAACGGATGGAGTTTTGAAATATTTATTCCTTTTGCTTCCATCAGATTTCCTAAAAAAGACTTACAGGACTGGGGCTTGAACGTCACCAGAAGAAGACAAAAAACGGGTGAACAATTTTTCTGGAACCCACTAAATCCCAATGTGAACGGATTTCTGACACAGGAAGGATATTGGACAGGGCTGAAAGAAATAAAACCACCGGTCAGATTGCAACTTTCTCCTTATCTTTCTTTTTATGCCAATCACTTTCCGGCAAATCAACCGGAAATCAAAAACATGAATCATCAGATCAACGGAGGAATGGATTTGAAATGGGGAATAAATCAGTCCTTTACTTTGGACGCCACCTTAATACCGGATTTCGGGCAGGTTCAAAGCGATGCACAGGTATTAAATCTCACCCCTTTTGAAGTAAGATTTAATGAAAACAGATCTTTTTTTACCGAAGGTACTGAATTGTTTAATAAAGGCAACTTATTTTATTCACGGCGCATCGGAGGAAATCCTATACATTATTGGAATGTATATAATCAGGTGGGTGAAAACGAAACACTTATTTCGAATCCTTCAGAGAGTAAACTGATCAATGCTTCCAAAATATCCGGAAGGACACAAAACGGATTAGGTATCGGAATATTAAATGCCGTAACTCAACCCATACATGCTGTCATTGAAAATAGAGAAACATATGAAAGAAGGGAAGTAGTCACAGATCCGCTGACTAATTACAATGTTTTTGTGCTAAACAAGTCATTAAAAAATAACTCCAATATCAGTTTTGTAAACACCAATGTACTCCGGTCAGGTGATACTTATGATGCTAATGTCAGTGCATTTATGTTTGATCTGAATGACAAAACCAACACCTGGAATATAGGAGGTCAGTTTGCTTCCAGTCAATTGATCTATAGTGGAAGTACCGGAAACAGTATCGGGTACAGTCATAATATTTATATGGGAAAAACCAGTGGAATATTCAGATACAATATCTGGCAGGAGCTCGCGGATGCAAATTACAGCAGCAATGATCTGGGATATTATACCAACAGTAATTATATGACACAGGGAGTCTGGCTCGGAATAAGAAGACCGGATCCAAAAGGTTGGAGAAATAATATGAATACCAACATCAATATCAATTACAGCCGATTATTTTCCAAATTTGGAGCTGATAATCCAATGTATCAGTTTGCCAGAATTAATGTAAATATCAATGCACAACATAAAAATCTTTCATGGATGGGATTGAATACGAATATAAATTTTGATGAAAATGATTTTTATGAACCCAGAGTTGCCAACAGATATTTCCGTCGAGGCATGAGTGCATTGATTGGATATTGGTATGAAAGTAACCGTGCAAAGGTCTTTTCTTTTACATCAGAAATTTTTGTCAGAAGGTATCTGTCATTTTATGACGGCACAGCTATGGATCTGAATTTTTATCAAAACTGGCGGGCAAGTGAAAAATTATCACTCCGGTTAGGAATCAGTTTTCAGCCCAGATATAATAATGTTGGTTTTTCTTCTTTTGATGGAAGTGAACCGGTTTTCGCCAAAAGAGATATTCAGACCTATGAGACTTCAATTCGGGCAAAGTATAATTTTACCAATCGGATGGGTCTGACCTTAGTTACTCGCCACTATGTCAGATCATTAATGAATAAACAGCTCTATTATTTACAAAATGATGGAAGTTTAGAACAAAATGATATTCTGCCCATAACAAATGATAGGACAGCAAATTATTTTAATATCGATATGGTTTATACCTGGCAGATTGCGGAGGGTAGTTTTGTAAACATAGTGTGGAAAAACTCGATCGCGAAGTTTGATTCCTTCCAAAGATCCGGATACTTTGAAAACCTTCGTGGAACGTTTCAGGAAAATCAAAATAACAACCTATCCTTTAAGCTGATTTATTTTATCGATTACAATACGCTGAAAAACAGAAATAAAAATTCAGCCAATCGGTTTGGTTAA
- a CDS encoding transposase, whose product MNCKVNNFFECVDINQIAFETGFCKRAFRKITPVDFLKSFFIAFGQSKYSLRNWSIVLSSMIGEFVSFQAIDKKIQFQKIDFVKKLFTETCSLNLNNFTAKITGDLAGFGRIIIQDSTLVKLSDKHYVHTSGVSNGLVKKALSRIQSTIDLGMGKFIDVVMCTYSQNDVSFTDNILSHIKPKDLILRDLGYFKIQVRKIFKRLLPTLFQNCMLVSYCSIMKRIKG is encoded by the coding sequence ATGAATTGCAAAGTTAATAATTTTTTTGAATGTGTTGATATTAATCAGATTGCTTTTGAAACAGGTTTCTGTAAGAGAGCATTCCGAAAGATTACTCCTGTTGATTTCTTAAAATCTTTCTTTATTGCATTTGGTCAATCGAAGTATTCCCTAAGAAATTGGTCCATTGTTTTAAGTTCTATGATTGGTGAGTTTGTATCATTTCAAGCTATTGACAAGAAGATTCAATTTCAGAAAATTGATTTTGTTAAGAAATTATTTACAGAGACCTGTTCTCTGAATTTGAATAATTTTACTGCTAAAATTACCGGAGACTTGGCTGGCTTTGGTAGAATAATTATTCAAGACAGCACCTTAGTCAAATTATCTGATAAACATTATGTGCACACATCAGGTGTATCCAATGGTTTGGTTAAAAAAGCATTGAGTCGCATACAGTCAACGATTGATCTGGGTATGGGTAAATTTATTGATGTAGTAATGTGTACTTACTCACAGAACGATGTTTCCTTTACCGACAATATTCTTAGTCACATTAAACCCAAGGATTTAATCTTACGAGACCTTGGCTATTTTAAAATTCAAGTTCGGAAAATATTCAAGAGGCTTCTGCCTACTTTATTTCAAAACTGCATGCTGGTGTCTTATTGTTCAATAATGAAACGAATCAAAGGATAG
- a CDS encoding MotA/TolQ/ExbB proton channel family protein, translating into MRKILVSIGVFFMASYMFAFEALAQDAAAPSGFQVLKEKFIEGGWQFMAVVLICLILGLAFSIERIVTLNIASANTDVLLGKIEERLADGDIEGAKDVAKATPGPAASVLYEGLRNHAGGPEAVEKAIVSYGSVQMGLLEKGLVWISLFIALAPMLGFMGTVIGMIGAFDKIQAAGDISPAIVAGGIKVALLTTVFGLVVAIILQIFYNYIVSKIDGIINKMEDSSIGLVDIMARNKVFK; encoded by the coding sequence ATGCGAAAAATTTTAGTATCAATTGGAGTATTTTTTATGGCTTCGTATATGTTTGCATTCGAAGCTTTGGCCCAGGATGCAGCTGCTCCATCCGGGTTTCAGGTTTTAAAGGAAAAGTTTATAGAGGGTGGGTGGCAGTTTATGGCTGTTGTATTGATATGTTTGATTTTAGGATTGGCATTTAGTATTGAGCGGATAGTTACATTAAACATAGCTTCTGCAAATACAGATGTTTTGTTGGGTAAAATAGAAGAAAGGCTTGCTGATGGAGATATCGAAGGTGCAAAAGATGTTGCAAAAGCCACACCTGGCCCGGCTGCAAGTGTTCTTTATGAAGGACTTAGAAATCATGCCGGTGGTCCTGAAGCAGTTGAAAAGGCAATCGTTTCGTATGGTTCCGTACAAATGGGTTTACTTGAAAAAGGATTAGTATGGATTTCACTGTTTATAGCACTTGCACCGATGCTTGGGTTCATGGGTACAGTAATCGGTATGATTGGTGCATTTGATAAAATTCAGGCTGCGGGAGATATATCACCTGCGATTGTTGCGGGAGGTATTAAAGTAGCACTTTTGACAACAGTATTCGGTTTGGTGGTGGCTATTATCCTTCAGATTTTTTATAATTATATCGTTTCCAAGATTGATGGTATTATCAATAAAATGGAAGATTCATCCATTGGACTTGTTGATATTATGGCAAGGAACAAAGTTTTTAAATAA
- a CDS encoding ribonuclease H family protein yields the protein MAKKQKYYVVWEGSVPGIYTSWDECQNQIKGHASAKYKAFDSKAEAEFAFQRNYFQFIKKEAATPKIKNQSKSDIIADSISVDAACSGNPGRMEYQGVETMSRKKIFYQGPFENGTNNIGEFLALVHALAMLKKLNNSHTCIYTDSKTAMSWVKNKKAKTKLEPNELNKILFELIKRAETWLKSNSYETKILKWNTESWGEIPADFGRK from the coding sequence TTGGCAAAGAAACAAAAATATTATGTAGTTTGGGAAGGTTCCGTCCCCGGGATTTACACTTCATGGGATGAATGTCAGAATCAAATCAAAGGACACGCAAGCGCTAAATACAAAGCTTTTGACTCCAAAGCCGAAGCAGAGTTTGCTTTTCAAAGAAATTATTTTCAATTTATTAAAAAAGAAGCTGCAACACCAAAGATTAAAAATCAAAGTAAATCCGATATTATCGCTGATAGTATTTCCGTAGATGCAGCTTGCAGCGGCAATCCCGGGCGTATGGAGTATCAGGGTGTAGAAACTATGTCCCGAAAGAAAATTTTTTACCAGGGTCCATTTGAGAATGGAACAAATAATATTGGTGAATTTCTGGCATTAGTTCATGCCCTTGCAATGCTTAAAAAGCTCAACAATAGTCATACATGCATCTATACTGATTCCAAAACTGCAATGAGCTGGGTGAAAAATAAAAAAGCCAAAACAAAACTGGAGCCCAACGAACTAAATAAAATACTTTTTGAACTTATAAAGAGAGCTGAAACGTGGTTGAAAAGCAACAGTTATGAGACTAAGATACTAAAATGGAATACCGAGTCCTGGGGAGAAATACCGGCAGATTTTGGAAGGAAATGA
- a CDS encoding transposase, protein MDQIGVIVFDKKAYKYFLVIQHLYDQQKTMYDTKTHSIENRIVSIHQPHVRPIKRGKKNSDTEFGAKIQSSLMDGFVFIDELNWEAFNEGTRLKLSVENYKRRLGYYPQKVLADKIYCTRENRNFLKEMGIELRAKPLGRPKALSNQVRPGERNPIEGKFGQAKRGYGLDKIRAKLASTSESWISTIILVLNLVKLAGTALYCLTQSIVKHFKQWCTLQVNQLLLILLSMVQPRKYWGSG, encoded by the coding sequence TTGGATCAAATAGGAGTGATTGTATTTGATAAAAAGGCATATAAGTATTTTTTGGTGATTCAACATTTGTACGACCAACAAAAGACTATGTATGATACCAAGACACATAGTATTGAAAACCGTATAGTGAGTATCCACCAACCACATGTGAGACCAATAAAGAGGGGGAAGAAAAATTCGGATACAGAATTTGGAGCAAAGATACAATCTAGCTTGATGGACGGATTTGTGTTTATAGACGAGTTGAACTGGGAAGCATTTAATGAGGGTACAAGATTAAAATTGAGTGTAGAAAACTACAAAAGGCGACTGGGCTATTATCCCCAAAAAGTATTGGCGGATAAGATATATTGTACGAGAGAGAATCGAAACTTCCTCAAAGAAATGGGTATAGAGCTACGGGCAAAACCATTAGGAAGACCGAAGGCATTGTCAAATCAAGTAAGACCCGGAGAAAGAAATCCCATTGAAGGAAAGTTTGGTCAGGCAAAGCGGGGGTATGGTCTTGACAAGATAAGAGCAAAGCTGGCTTCAACGAGTGAATCATGGATTTCCACCATTATACTGGTGCTCAACCTAGTCAAGTTGGCTGGGACAGCACTGTATTGCCTAACACAAAGCATTGTAAAACATTTTAAGCAATGGTGTACCTTGCAGGTAAATCAGTTGTTATTAATATTGTTGAGTATGGTCCAGCCCAGAAAGTACTGGGGATCAGGTTGA
- a CDS encoding transposase encodes MNFRHIQQTLCNYNIFITNIPKEQLAAHKMFEIYSLRWSIELMFKEWKSIFDLNALMLSNKTPNPARPRNVIIFDAIIYCIGSQASIL; translated from the coding sequence TTGAACTTCCGACATATTCAGCAGACCCTATGTAACTATAATATATTCATTACCAATATACCAAAAGAACAATTAGCAGCCCATAAAATGTTTGAGATTTACAGTCTTCGATGGTCTATTGAGTTAATGTTTAAAGAATGGAAGAGTATCTTCGATCTTAATGCATTAATGCTGAGTAACAAAACACCAAACCCTGCAAGACCAAGAAATGTTATTATATTTGATGCTATTATATATTGCATTGGTAGTCAAGCCAGCATATTATAA
- a CDS encoding nucleotidyltransferase, which produces MKPTLLVLAAGMGSRYGKLKQMDAFGPSGETIIDYSIYDAIKAGFGKVVFIIRESFRAEFEEYFRSKLSGNIEVEFVTQEIDNIPEGSNYNPEREKPWGTAHAIWVAKDHINEPFGVINADDYYGVDAYRRLADFLNDQNNLSGDYAVVAYYLRNTLSDHGTVNRGVCYSDQEGFLTKVEECIKIKRDNDGVIRYPDSEGNIFTLKENTLVSMNMWGFLPSYFQHAESLFINFLKDEGQELKSEFFIPILIDFLIQNQILKVRVLDTESDWFGVTYQEDKPFVVEKIRQLIDSGVYPEKLW; this is translated from the coding sequence ATGAAACCTACATTATTGGTCCTTGCAGCGGGAATGGGTAGCAGATATGGCAAATTGAAACAAATGGACGCTTTCGGCCCGAGTGGAGAGACAATCATAGATTATTCTATTTATGATGCTATTAAAGCGGGATTTGGGAAGGTTGTTTTTATTATTCGTGAATCTTTCAGAGCCGAATTTGAAGAATATTTCAGATCAAAATTATCAGGTAATATCGAAGTAGAGTTTGTTACACAGGAAATTGATAACATCCCTGAAGGTAGTAATTATAATCCTGAAAGAGAAAAGCCCTGGGGAACTGCACATGCCATATGGGTGGCCAAAGATCATATTAATGAGCCTTTTGGAGTAATCAATGCAGATGATTATTATGGGGTAGATGCATACAGACGGCTGGCTGATTTTTTGAATGACCAAAATAATCTCTCCGGAGACTATGCAGTCGTTGCATATTATCTGAGAAATACTCTTTCTGACCATGGGACAGTCAACAGGGGGGTCTGTTATTCAGACCAGGAGGGATTTCTTACCAAAGTAGAGGAATGTATAAAAATCAAAAGGGATAATGATGGTGTGATCAGATATCCGGATTCAGAGGGAAATATCTTTACACTCAAAGAAAATACCCTCGTCTCTATGAATATGTGGGGATTTCTACCTTCTTATTTTCAACATGCAGAATCACTTTTTATTAATTTTCTGAAAGATGAAGGACAGGAATTAAAATCAGAATTTTTTATACCGATTCTCATAGATTTTCTTATTCAGAATCAAATTTTGAAGGTCAGGGTACTGGATACAGAATCTGATTGGTTTGGAGTTACGTATCAGGAAGACAAACCATTTGTAGTAGAAAAAATTCGTCAGTTAATCGATTCGGGAGTCTATCCTGAAAAATTATGGTGA
- a CDS encoding biopolymer transporter ExbD codes for MPKFNKKVGKAKPAISTASLPDIVFMLLFFFMVVTKMRDTELKVTVVTPLASELTKLEKKTLVNYIYIGRPTKKFEKEFGTKPRIQLADKFATTEDIPLFLEKHKITVPESQRQSIITSLRVDNDVTMGIVGDVKTSLRKAGQLKVNYSAKKKERTK; via the coding sequence ATGCCTAAGTTTAATAAAAAAGTCGGGAAAGCAAAACCAGCTATTTCCACTGCATCACTTCCGGATATTGTTTTTATGTTATTGTTTTTCTTTATGGTGGTAACCAAAATGAGAGACACGGAATTGAAAGTAACCGTTGTTACTCCGCTTGCATCTGAATTGACAAAGTTGGAGAAGAAGACACTTGTGAATTATATTTACATCGGTCGTCCTACCAAAAAATTTGAGAAAGAGTTTGGAACAAAGCCAAGAATTCAGTTGGCAGATAAATTTGCAACTACGGAAGATATTCCTCTTTTTCTTGAAAAGCATAAAATTACAGTCCCGGAGAGTCAGCGACAGAGTATCATTACATCTCTTCGGGTAGATAATGATGTAACAATGGGTATTGTTGGAGATGTAAAAACATCACTCAGAAAAGCAGGACAGTTGAAAGTGAATTATTCAGCCAAGAAAAAGGAACGAACTAAATAG
- a CDS encoding DUF2905 domain-containing protein, with protein sequence MAKWLIYTGILLTLAGVIWYFFSDKLNFIGKLPGDIRIEKENFTFYFPITTMILLSVIINILIRILKAFQN encoded by the coding sequence ATGGCAAAATGGCTGATTTATACGGGTATTTTATTGACTTTAGCAGGAGTTATTTGGTATTTTTTTAGTGATAAGCTGAATTTCATTGGGAAACTTCCGGGAGATATACGTATAGAAAAAGAAAATTTCACTTTTTATTTTCCGATTACAACCATGATTTTACTGAGTGTCATTATCAATATTTTGATAAGGATATTAAAAGCTTTTCAGAATTGA
- a CDS encoding biopolymer transporter ExbD: MAKKSSKERLNNEINAGSMADIAFLLLIFFLVTTTIAEDKGVLVKLPPWSDEPPPPLELNSRNIYSILVNAGNQLLVRGELMQIDQLKSNTKNFIMNPNQMSNMAASPTEALISIKNDRGTNYKTYLEVYNELKAAYNELWDEEGMKKFGKAYEDLNAEQKKQVTEAIPLVISEAEATAFGEEK; the protein is encoded by the coding sequence ATGGCAAAGAAAAGCAGTAAAGAACGGTTGAACAATGAGATCAATGCAGGGTCGATGGCAGATATTGCCTTCCTTTTATTGATTTTCTTTCTTGTTACAACCACTATCGCAGAAGACAAAGGGGTATTGGTGAAATTACCTCCCTGGTCTGATGAACCACCACCACCATTAGAATTGAACAGCAGGAATATTTATTCAATTTTAGTAAATGCAGGTAATCAGCTTTTGGTGAGAGGCGAGTTGATGCAGATCGACCAGCTTAAATCGAATACTAAAAATTTCATCATGAATCCTAATCAGATGTCCAATATGGCTGCGAGTCCAACAGAAGCATTGATTTCAATAAAAAATGACAGAGGAACAAATTATAAGACATATCTGGAAGTTTATAATGAACTGAAAGCAGCTTATAATGAGCTTTGGGATGAGGAAGGGATGAAAAAATTCGGTAAAGCTTATGAAGATCTGAATGCTGAACAGAAGAAGCAAGTTACTGAAGCAATTCCATTGGTCATATCTGAAGCTGAAGCAACGGCATTTGGAGAAGAAAAATAA
- a CDS encoding transposase, translating to MAKAQKSRASKLRYLSPSVVPLPGFETPFDQHLDKNNRWVKLAQLIPWDSIVNIYLSKLKNQKLGADSINPRVVIGAMIIKHINDFSDRETVLQIQENVYMQYFIGFSSFSNQAPFDASLFVEFRNRLGLEDINKINEKIVKIYQQSIDESSEDGNIKNDTVEHKDKSEAIPPEVSVPTQDDVTQSTTVSDEVEKVNVIRDKKVELRGSLIMDATVCPQEIAYPTDLDLLNESREQSEKLIDGLMDYIREWTALKIKKPRTYRKVARTHYLKIAQKKTEAALKLEKESGSNYNTSKEILNIFTGCWIK from the coding sequence ATGGCAAAAGCTCAAAAAAGTCGTGCATCAAAGCTTCGATATCTTAGTCCGAGTGTGGTTCCATTACCTGGATTTGAGACTCCCTTTGACCAACATTTGGACAAAAATAACAGGTGGGTAAAGTTGGCTCAACTCATACCTTGGGATAGCATAGTAAATATTTACTTGTCCAAGTTAAAGAATCAGAAACTGGGAGCTGACAGCATAAATCCTCGTGTAGTGATAGGAGCTATGATTATCAAACATATTAATGATTTTAGTGACAGAGAGACCGTACTGCAAATACAGGAGAATGTCTACATGCAGTATTTTATAGGCTTTAGTAGTTTTAGTAATCAAGCACCATTTGATGCTTCACTTTTCGTAGAGTTTCGTAATCGTTTAGGTCTGGAAGATATCAATAAAATAAACGAAAAGATTGTAAAAATCTATCAACAATCGATTGACGAGAGTAGCGAAGATGGAAACATAAAAAATGATACTGTTGAACATAAAGATAAATCTGAAGCAATTCCTCCGGAGGTTAGTGTACCCACACAAGATGACGTGACACAATCAACGACAGTCTCCGACGAAGTAGAAAAAGTAAATGTAATACGTGATAAAAAAGTAGAATTACGTGGTTCACTGATCATGGATGCGACGGTATGTCCGCAGGAGATAGCATATCCTACAGATTTGGATTTGCTAAATGAATCTCGGGAACAGTCTGAGAAGTTAATAGATGGATTGATGGATTACATAAGAGAATGGACCGCATTGAAAATAAAAAAGCCGAGGACGTACAGGAAGGTAGCACGCACACATTATTTGAAGATAGCGCAAAAGAAGACCGAAGCCGCTCTGAAATTAGAAAAGGAATCAGGCAGCAACTACAATACCTCAAAAGAAATATTAAACATCTTCACTGGCTGTTGGATCAAATAG
- a CDS encoding TatD family hydrolase, which yields MFIDTHAHIYSKEFDTDLGDMLARTRASGVEKIFMPNIDSDSVERMIQIADEYPFCHPMIGLHPCHVKENYLEELAFMENWLSKREFAAIGEIGIDLYWDVTFAKEQEIAFRHQISTAKSAGLPFVIHSRDSLDLTVKIVEELQDGDLRGIFHCFNGTVEQAKRIVNSGFLMGIGGVITYKNAGMDKVLEHLDLIDMVLETDAPYLSPVPYRGKRNESSYIPTIAARLAEIKNVDINEVASITSENALRLFKIHFR from the coding sequence ATGTTTATAGATACACATGCCCATATTTATAGTAAAGAATTTGATACAGATCTGGGAGATATGCTCGCAAGAACAAGGGCTTCCGGCGTAGAGAAGATTTTTATGCCTAACATTGATAGTGATTCAGTAGAAAGAATGATTCAAATTGCAGATGAATATCCCTTTTGTCATCCTATGATTGGATTGCACCCTTGCCATGTCAAAGAGAATTATTTGGAAGAGTTGGCCTTTATGGAAAATTGGCTCAGCAAAAGAGAGTTTGCTGCAATTGGTGAGATCGGGATAGATTTGTATTGGGATGTCACATTCGCAAAAGAACAGGAGATAGCATTCAGGCATCAGATTTCTACAGCAAAAAGCGCTGGTCTGCCTTTTGTTATACATTCAAGGGATTCTCTCGATCTGACTGTTAAGATAGTTGAAGAACTACAGGATGGGGATCTGAGAGGTATTTTTCATTGTTTTAATGGAACTGTAGAGCAAGCAAAACGAATTGTGAATTCTGGCTTCCTGATGGGAATAGGAGGTGTCATAACATATAAAAATGCGGGTATGGATAAAGTTTTAGAGCATTTAGACCTGATAGATATGGTATTGGAAACAGATGCCCCTTATCTCAGCCCCGTACCTTACAGAGGAAAAAGAAACGAAAGTAGTTACATTCCAACCATAGCTGCACGATTAGCGGAAATAAAAAATGTGGATATTAACGAGGTCGCTTCGATCACTTCGGAAAATGCATTAAGATTGTTTAAAATACATTTTAGATAG